In Nicotiana tabacum cultivar K326 chromosome 2, ASM71507v2, whole genome shotgun sequence, the following proteins share a genomic window:
- the LOC107785079 gene encoding zinc finger protein JACKDAW isoform X1, protein MMSGDIFSIPSSVKGVVLPHHPQDVLLEPNPNPKSNSSSKKRRNLPGTPDPDAEVIALSPKTLMATNRFICEICNKGFQRDQNLQLHRRGHNLPWKLKQRNKQEIVKKKVYICPEKSCVHNDPSRALGDLTGIKKHFSRKHGEKKWKCEKCSKKYAVQSDWKAHTKTCGTREYKCDCGTLFSRKDSFITHRAFCDALAEESARITSVGTCNNLNFNQQPNLAGRISQIGTGFAQDFSGMTSGNSLHHQQQKPRLSLWLNQANNNSQLNNTLHMSAPSSNLFASSSSTGLPDHMVQMQSPNNVFGNQMQWAIDKNSAATTPATSMTKTLCSMYSDNQNQHPKSSTPMSATALLQKASQIGSTKSSPTFFTNTFGVMNSSSSSSNTPMFNTLSQNTSEMHQVFAKQSEEYNPTDNELLNGCPNMSSLANTKAINLDQALMQTGGMQTQAVSFNFDNSLTRDFLGMGNEGGRPFLTPELAKFASMTSAMGLSHYSSGH, encoded by the exons ATGATGTCTGGTGATATCTTTTCAATTCCTTCTTCTGTCAAAGGAGTAGTACTACCTCATCATCCTCAAGATGTATTACTTgaaccaaaccctaaccctaaatcCAATTCTTCTtccaagaaaagaagaaatcttcCAGGTACACCAG ATCCAGATGCTGAAGTTATTGCACTTTCACCAAAAACACTTATGGCTACAAACAGATTTATATGTGAAATCTGCAACAAAGGTTTTCAAAGGGACCAAAACTTGCAACTTCATAGGAGAGGACACAATCTACCATGGAAATTAAAGCaaagaaataaacaagaaatagtgaaaaaaaaagtatatatatgtccAGAAAAGAGTTGTGTACACAATGATCCTTCACGTGCACTTGGAGATCTTACTGGTATAAAGAAGCATTTCAGTAGGAAACATGGTGAGAAAAAATGGAAGTGTGAAAAGTGTTCAAAGAAATATGCAGTTCAGTCTGATTGGAAAGCACATACTAAGACTTGTGGCACTAGAGAGTATAAATGTGACTGTGGAACTCTTTTTTCCAG GAAAGATAGTTTCATTACACATAGAGCATTCTGTGATGCTTTAGCTGAAGAGAGTGCAAGAATCACTTCAGTGGGAACTTGTAACAATTTGAACTTCAACCAGCAACCAAATTTGGCTGGTCGAATTTCCCAAATTGGGACAGGTTTTGCACAAGATTTTAGTGGTATGACAAGTGGGAATTCTCTACATCATCAGCAACAAAAACCAAGATTATCACTTTGGTTAAATCAAGCTAATAATAATTCCCAGCTCAATAATACTCTTCACATGTCAGCACCAAGTTCAAATCTTTTTGCTTCCTCTAGCTCAACTGGATTACCAGATCATATGGTCCAAATGCAATCTCCTAATAATGTCTTTGGTAATCAAATGCAATGGGCAATTGACAAGAATTCTGCAGCCACTACCCCTGCCACTTCAATGACTAAAACCTTATGTTCAATGTATTCTGATAATCAAAATCAGCACCCAAAATCTTCAACACCAATGTCAGCTACAGCACTTCTTCAAAAAGCTTCCCAAATTGGTTCTACCAAAAGCAGCCCAACTTTCTTTACAAACACTTTTGGTGTAATGAactcttcatcttcttcctcaaaCACACCAATGTTCAACACTTTGTCCCAAAACACAAGTGAAATGCACCAAGTTTTTGCTAAACAATCAGAGGAATACAACCCAACAGATAATGAGCTCCTTAATGGGTGTCCAAATATGAGTTCATTAGCTAATACTAAAGCAATCAATTTGGATCAGGCATTAATGCAAACAGGTGGTATGCAAACTCAAGCTGTTTCGTTCAACTTCGATAACAGTCTAACCAGAGATTTTTTAGGCATGGGAAATGAAGGGGGACGGCCATTTTTGACACCAGAACTGGCTAAGTTTGCTTCAATGACTTCAGCTATGGGGTTAAGCCATTACAGTAGTGGTCACTAG
- the LOC107785079 gene encoding zinc finger protein JACKDAW isoform X2: MMSGDIFSIPSSVKGVVLPHHPQDVLLEPNPNPKSNSSSKKRRNLPDPDAEVIALSPKTLMATNRFICEICNKGFQRDQNLQLHRRGHNLPWKLKQRNKQEIVKKKVYICPEKSCVHNDPSRALGDLTGIKKHFSRKHGEKKWKCEKCSKKYAVQSDWKAHTKTCGTREYKCDCGTLFSRKDSFITHRAFCDALAEESARITSVGTCNNLNFNQQPNLAGRISQIGTGFAQDFSGMTSGNSLHHQQQKPRLSLWLNQANNNSQLNNTLHMSAPSSNLFASSSSTGLPDHMVQMQSPNNVFGNQMQWAIDKNSAATTPATSMTKTLCSMYSDNQNQHPKSSTPMSATALLQKASQIGSTKSSPTFFTNTFGVMNSSSSSSNTPMFNTLSQNTSEMHQVFAKQSEEYNPTDNELLNGCPNMSSLANTKAINLDQALMQTGGMQTQAVSFNFDNSLTRDFLGMGNEGGRPFLTPELAKFASMTSAMGLSHYSSGH, encoded by the exons ATGATGTCTGGTGATATCTTTTCAATTCCTTCTTCTGTCAAAGGAGTAGTACTACCTCATCATCCTCAAGATGTATTACTTgaaccaaaccctaaccctaaatcCAATTCTTCTtccaagaaaagaagaaatcttcCAG ATCCAGATGCTGAAGTTATTGCACTTTCACCAAAAACACTTATGGCTACAAACAGATTTATATGTGAAATCTGCAACAAAGGTTTTCAAAGGGACCAAAACTTGCAACTTCATAGGAGAGGACACAATCTACCATGGAAATTAAAGCaaagaaataaacaagaaatagtgaaaaaaaaagtatatatatgtccAGAAAAGAGTTGTGTACACAATGATCCTTCACGTGCACTTGGAGATCTTACTGGTATAAAGAAGCATTTCAGTAGGAAACATGGTGAGAAAAAATGGAAGTGTGAAAAGTGTTCAAAGAAATATGCAGTTCAGTCTGATTGGAAAGCACATACTAAGACTTGTGGCACTAGAGAGTATAAATGTGACTGTGGAACTCTTTTTTCCAG GAAAGATAGTTTCATTACACATAGAGCATTCTGTGATGCTTTAGCTGAAGAGAGTGCAAGAATCACTTCAGTGGGAACTTGTAACAATTTGAACTTCAACCAGCAACCAAATTTGGCTGGTCGAATTTCCCAAATTGGGACAGGTTTTGCACAAGATTTTAGTGGTATGACAAGTGGGAATTCTCTACATCATCAGCAACAAAAACCAAGATTATCACTTTGGTTAAATCAAGCTAATAATAATTCCCAGCTCAATAATACTCTTCACATGTCAGCACCAAGTTCAAATCTTTTTGCTTCCTCTAGCTCAACTGGATTACCAGATCATATGGTCCAAATGCAATCTCCTAATAATGTCTTTGGTAATCAAATGCAATGGGCAATTGACAAGAATTCTGCAGCCACTACCCCTGCCACTTCAATGACTAAAACCTTATGTTCAATGTATTCTGATAATCAAAATCAGCACCCAAAATCTTCAACACCAATGTCAGCTACAGCACTTCTTCAAAAAGCTTCCCAAATTGGTTCTACCAAAAGCAGCCCAACTTTCTTTACAAACACTTTTGGTGTAATGAactcttcatcttcttcctcaaaCACACCAATGTTCAACACTTTGTCCCAAAACACAAGTGAAATGCACCAAGTTTTTGCTAAACAATCAGAGGAATACAACCCAACAGATAATGAGCTCCTTAATGGGTGTCCAAATATGAGTTCATTAGCTAATACTAAAGCAATCAATTTGGATCAGGCATTAATGCAAACAGGTGGTATGCAAACTCAAGCTGTTTCGTTCAACTTCGATAACAGTCTAACCAGAGATTTTTTAGGCATGGGAAATGAAGGGGGACGGCCATTTTTGACACCAGAACTGGCTAAGTTTGCTTCAATGACTTCAGCTATGGGGTTAAGCCATTACAGTAGTGGTCACTAG